The genome window AAGGCGCCGATGAGGCCGATCGCCCAGTTCACGGACTTCCGGGCGGCCTTGGCGGTGGGCACGGTGTAGAAGCGGATCAGGATGTGCGGCAGTCCGGCGGTGCCGAGGACCAGAGCGATGCCGAGCGAGATGAAGTCCAGCTTGGTGGTGCCGGTGGCGCCGTACTTCAGGCCGGGCTCCAGGAAGGCGGAGCCCTTGCCGCTGTTGTCGGCGGCCTTGCCGAGCAGGTCGGAGATGTTGAAGTGGAACTTCAGCAGCACCAGGAAGGTCAGCAGCAGAGCACCCGCGATCAGCAGCACGGCCTTGACCATCTGCACCCAGGTGGTGCCCTTCATGCCGCCGATGGTGACGTACACGATCATCAGCAGGCCGACCAGGGCGACGATGCCGATCTTGCCGCCGTCGCTGGTGATGCCGAGCAGCAGTGAGACGAGGACGCCCGCGCCCGCCATCTGTGCCAGCAGGTAGAAGATCGACACGACGATCGTGGAGGTGCCCGCGGCGGTGCGGACCGGGCGCTGGCGCATGCGGTAGGCCAGGACGTCGCCCATGGTGTAGCGGCCGGAGTTGCGCAGCGGTTCGGCGACCAGGAGCAGGGCGACCAGCCAGGCGACCAGGAACCCGATGGAGTACAGGAAGCCGTCGTAGCCGAAGAGGGCGATGGCGCCCGCGATGCCGAGGAAGGACGCCGCGGACATGTAGTCGCCGGACACGGCGAGGCCGTTCTGGAAGGCGGTGAACTGCCGTCCGCCCGCGTAGAAGTCGGCGGCGTCCCTGGTCTGACGGCCCGCCCAGACGGTGATGACGAGGGTCGCGGCGACGAACACCGCGAACAGGGTGATGATCAGCGGCCGGTGCTCGCTCGCCTCACCGGCGGCCAGGACGAGTGCGGGGCTCATGCGCGGCCCTCCATCCGGGACTTGATGGCCTCGGCCTTGGGGTCGAGCTTGGCGGCGGCGTGCCGCGCGTACCACCAGGCGATCAGGAACGTGGTGAGGAACTGGGCGAGGCCGAGCACCAGGGCGACGTTGACGTTGCCGAAGAGCTTGGTGCCCATGAAATCGCCTGCGTAGTTCGACAGCAGGACGTATGCCAGGTACCAGGCGATGAACGCCACGGTCAGCGGGAAGGCGAACGAGCGGTGGGAGCGGCGCAGTTCGGCGAATTCGGCGCTCTGCTGCACCGCGCCGAACTCCTCGGCGGACGGCAGGACGTGTTCGGTCCTCGAGGGGGGAGGTGCGTCGGTGGCCACGGTGTCTCCTCGCGTTGCGGGTGGGGTGACGGCGATCACGTAACCGATTGCGACCGTAGCGCTCCGGAATGTGATCCGACAGGGGCCCTCGGCCGTGTGCGGGCTCCCTGCCCTGGGTCACGGCGCAGCGCGGGGGCCGGTTCAACTCGCTTTTTTTCTTTCGCTTGAACTTGTTGCTGGCCGGCCGGGGCGACGGATAGCTTCACCCTGCACCACTCGTCATGTACCTGCCGGTCACGTCATCCGTGTCCGGCAGGTTCACGTTTTCCGGATGATGTGGAGACCCCATGGTTCATCGCCGTTCGAGACGCCGCCTCGCCCTCGCCGTACCGGTCGTGCTGTCGCTCACCGCCTCGCTGGGCTTCCTGCCGGGTGCCGCATCGGCCGCCCCGCGCACCGCCACCGGCGCGCAGGCCGCCGAGGGGCAGGAACTCGCGTACGTCGTCAACACCCGGACGGACCGTCACACGCTGTCGACGGTGCGGCAGGCGATAGCCGCGGCCGGCGGCACGATCGTGGTGACGTACGACAAGATCGGCGTGATCGTCGCGCACTCCGCCAATCCGGACTTCGCCCGCACCCTCCGCGCCGTCCGCGGAGTGCAGTCCGCGGGCGCGACCCGGACCGCCCCGCTGACGGCCGCCGGCACGACGGACGAGGGCGCCGCGCAGTACCTGACGAAGGCGGAAGCGGCGAAGATCACGAAGTCCTCGGCGACCGCGGACGGCAGCGAGCCCCTCGAGGCCGACCAGTGGGACCTGCGCGCGATAGGCGCCGACAAGGCCGCGAAGATCAACCCGGGCAGCCGCAACGTCACGGTCGGCGTCATCGACACCGGTGTCGACGACACGCACCCGGACCTCGCGCCGAACTTCTCCGCGTCGCAGTCCGCGAACTGCGTCGGCGGCAAGGCGGACACCACGTACGGCGCATGGCGGCCGGCGAAGCCCGAGCACTACCACGGCACCCATGTCGCGGGCGAGATCGCGGCGGCCCGCAACGGCATCGGCGTCGCCGGTGTCGCCCCCAACGTCAAGGTCTCCGCCATCAAGGTGGCCGACCCGGTCAACGAGCTCTTCTACCCCGAGAGCGTCGTGTGCGCGTTCGTGTTCGCCGCCGACCACGGCGTCGAGATCACGAACAACAGCTACTACGTGGACCCGTGGCTGTACAACTGCATGGACGACCCGGACCAGCGGGCCATCGTCGACGCGGTCAACCGGGCCCAGCTGTACGCCCAGCGCAAGGGCACCCTCAACGTCGCCTCGGCGGGCAATTCCAACGACGACCTCGACTCCCACGCCCTGGTCGACGATTCCAGCCCCGACGACTCGACCGCGGTGACCCGCACGGTCGACCCGCACGAGTGCTTCGACGTGCCGACCCAGCTGCCGGGCGTCGTGACGGTCAGCGCCACGGGTGTCACCAACGCCAAGTCGTACTACTCCAGTTACGGCGACGGCGTGATCGACGTGGCGGGCCCCGGCGGAGACAAGTACCAGATCCCGGACACGCCGTCGAAGAACGGGCGCATCCTCTCCACGATGCCGAACGACCAGTACGGCTTCCTGCAGGGCACGTCGATGGCGTCGCCGCACGTCGCGGGCGTGGCCGCGCTGCTGAAGTCCGCGCACCCGTGGGCGACCCCGGCCCAGCTCCAGGCGCTCCTCAAGGCGCAGGCGGACAACCCGGGCTGCCCGACCAAGCCCTACGACGGCGACGGCGACGGGGTCGTCGACGCGACCTGCGTGGGCGGCAAGCGCGTGAACGGGTTCTACGGCTTCGGCGTCGTCAACGCCCTGCGCGCGGTGAAATGACGTGAAGGGGGCCGGGTCCTGCCCGGCCCCCTTCCCATGTTGATCCGGTACACCCTGCATAGTGCCCTCATGACCGATACGAACGTGGCGTGGGCGGCACTCGGCGGGGATCCCGCGCTGCTGCCGAGGATCTCGACCGTCGTACGGGAGGGCGCGCTGCCCTCGCGGCTTCCCGTACGGGAGGTGGCCCGGGCCTGCGTCGGGGTGTGCGCGCTGGCCGCCGCCGAGTGGGGCGCCCGGCGGGCCGGGCTGTCGGCCGTGCCCGAGGTGCGGGTCGACGACGGGGCCGTGGCCACCGCCTTCCACAGCGAGCGGCAGTTGCTGGTCGACGGCCGCGAACCGGTCAACTTCGCGCCGCTTTCGCGGTTCTGGCGCACGGCGGACGGCTGGGTGCGCACGCACGCGAACTATCCGCACCACCGCAAGCGGCTGCTGGGCGCCCTGGGGCTGGCCGCGGACACGTCCGTGGAGACCGTGGCCGCCGCGCTCGCCGAGCGGTCCTCCTTCGAGGTGGAGGAGAGTGTGTACGCGGCCGGTGGGCTCGCGGTCGCGCTGCGCACGCCCGGGGAGTGGGCGGCGCACGAACAGGGGCGTGCGATCGCCGCGCACCCGCTGGTGGGCCGTGAACGTCTCGACGAGGCGCCCGTACGCCCGGTCGTACCGCTCGGCGGCGAACCGCTACTGCCCGCCGCGGGCCTCCGCGTCCTGGACCTCACCCGGGTCATCGCGGGTCCGGTGGCCACCCGGACCCTGGCGCTGCTCGGCGCGGACGTCCTGCGGATCGACGCTCCGCACCTGCCCGAACTCCTCGACCAGCACGCCGACATGGACATCGGCAAGCGGTCCGCGGTGCTCGACCTGCGGGCGGCCGCGGACCGGCGGACCTTCGAGGAACTGCTGGCGGAGGCGGACGTGGTCGTCACGGGCTACCGGCCCGGCACGCTCGACCGGTTCGGGCTCTCCTTTGAGCAGCTGGCCGAGCGCCGGCCCGGCCTGGTCGTGGCGCAGTTGTCGGCGTGGGGCGCGTACGGGCCGTGGGGCGAACGGCGGGGCTTCGACAGCCTGGTCCAGGTCGCCACCGGTATAGCGGTGACCGAGGGTTCGGCCGAGCAGCCGGGCGCGCTGCCCGCGCAGGCCCTCGATCACGGCACGGGGTATCTGCTGGCCGGGGCGGTCCTGAGGTCCCTGACCGAGCAGACCGAGGAGGGCGGGACCCGGGCCGTACGGCTGGCGCTGGCGCGGACGGCGGCCTGGCTGACGGACGGCACCACCCGGGACACGGGGTCGGCGCAGGCGGCGTACGACGGCCCGGCCTCCTGGCTGGCGGAGACCGACAGCGCGCTGGGCCGGCTGCGCCACGCCCTGCCACCGGTCCGTTTCGCGGGCGGCCCGGTCGACTGGGCGCGCCCGCCCGGGCGGTGGGGAAAGGATCCCGCGCGGTGGGACGGGGCGCCGCTCGGGGGCTGAGGCATCGGGCGGTGGGGCAGGGCACGCCCTCGGGGACTGAGGCGTCGGGTGGCCGGAATCGTGTCCCTGGGCGGAATGCCGTTCCCTCAGTTGTATGGCTCCCATTGCCCGGTTCTGTGGCGACTGGCGAGGATCGTGACGTGAGCTCGACACGGCCCGGCGCCGAACCCGACGGGACGGACGCCGACACGACGTCCGCGCCCGTCGCGGTCGCCGCCCCTGTCGCGGTCGCCGCCCCCGTCGTCCGTCCCTCGGTTCGCCGGGCCGTCGCCGTGCTCGCCCTCGTGACGGCCGCCGCGCTGATACCGCTGCTCGGCCCCTCGGCCGCGCTGCACGGCACGGGTGAGGCGGCCGCGCCCGGCGTAGGCGGTATAGGACTGCTGCGTACGGCGCTGTTCGCGGCCCTGTGCGTGTCCGGCGGCGAGCTGTTCGTCACCCGTCTGGCCCGCCGGGTGCCGGGCGCGCCCTGGCCGAGTCGCCGCGCAGCTGGTCGCCGTGCGCGGCGGGCGCGGGTTTCGTCGCGGCGCTGGGGCTCGCCTCGTTCGTCGCCACCGGCAATCTGGTCCCCGACCGGCCGACCCAGATCGACGTCGGCGGGCTGTACCGCACCCGGGACGGCGTGCTGGCCCTGCTGGAGGCCGACGCGTTCCTCGTGGCCGGGCTGTGCGCCCTGTCGCGCCGGCCGTCCCTCCAGGTGTTCCCGCTGGCCGCGGTGGCCGTCGCCGAGGCACTGCGCGCCCACCCCACCACGGAGCACTCCCCGCTGACCGGCTCGGTTCTGACGCTCGTTCACCTCACCTG of Streptomyces cynarae contains these proteins:
- a CDS encoding solute symporter family protein codes for the protein MSPALVLAAGEASEHRPLIITLFAVFVAATLVITVWAGRQTRDAADFYAGGRQFTAFQNGLAVSGDYMSAASFLGIAGAIALFGYDGFLYSIGFLVAWLVALLLVAEPLRNSGRYTMGDVLAYRMRQRPVRTAAGTSTIVVSIFYLLAQMAGAGVLVSLLLGITSDGGKIGIVALVGLLMIVYVTIGGMKGTTWVQMVKAVLLIAGALLLTFLVLLKFHFNISDLLGKAADNSGKGSAFLEPGLKYGATGTTKLDFISLGIALVLGTAGLPHILIRFYTVPTAKAARKSVNWAIGLIGAFYLMTLALGFGAAALIKPDEIIASNKAGNTAAPLLALHLGGVDSSWGAILLATISAVAFATILAVVAGLTLASSSSFAHDIYANVIKKGTATEKQEVSAARWATVGIGAVSIVLGALARDLNVAGLVALAFAVAASANLPTILYSLFWKRFTTSGALWSIYGGLVTAVVLVLFSPVVSGKPTSMFPDADFHWFPLENPGIISIPVGFLLGWLGTLLSKEEPDAGKYAELEVRSLTGAGAH
- a CDS encoding DUF485 domain-containing protein, whose amino-acid sequence is MATDAPPPSRTEHVLPSAEEFGAVQQSAEFAELRRSHRSFAFPLTVAFIAWYLAYVLLSNYAGDFMGTKLFGNVNVALVLGLAQFLTTFLIAWWYARHAAAKLDPKAEAIKSRMEGRA
- a CDS encoding S8 family serine peptidase → MVHRRSRRRLALAVPVVLSLTASLGFLPGAASAAPRTATGAQAAEGQELAYVVNTRTDRHTLSTVRQAIAAAGGTIVVTYDKIGVIVAHSANPDFARTLRAVRGVQSAGATRTAPLTAAGTTDEGAAQYLTKAEAAKITKSSATADGSEPLEADQWDLRAIGADKAAKINPGSRNVTVGVIDTGVDDTHPDLAPNFSASQSANCVGGKADTTYGAWRPAKPEHYHGTHVAGEIAAARNGIGVAGVAPNVKVSAIKVADPVNELFYPESVVCAFVFAADHGVEITNNSYYVDPWLYNCMDDPDQRAIVDAVNRAQLYAQRKGTLNVASAGNSNDDLDSHALVDDSSPDDSTAVTRTVDPHECFDVPTQLPGVVTVSATGVTNAKSYYSSYGDGVIDVAGPGGDKYQIPDTPSKNGRILSTMPNDQYGFLQGTSMASPHVAGVAALLKSAHPWATPAQLQALLKAQADNPGCPTKPYDGDGDGVVDATCVGGKRVNGFYGFGVVNALRAVK
- a CDS encoding CoA transferase; the encoded protein is MTDTNVAWAALGGDPALLPRISTVVREGALPSRLPVREVARACVGVCALAAAEWGARRAGLSAVPEVRVDDGAVATAFHSERQLLVDGREPVNFAPLSRFWRTADGWVRTHANYPHHRKRLLGALGLAADTSVETVAAALAERSSFEVEESVYAAGGLAVALRTPGEWAAHEQGRAIAAHPLVGRERLDEAPVRPVVPLGGEPLLPAAGLRVLDLTRVIAGPVATRTLALLGADVLRIDAPHLPELLDQHADMDIGKRSAVLDLRAAADRRTFEELLAEADVVVTGYRPGTLDRFGLSFEQLAERRPGLVVAQLSAWGAYGPWGERRGFDSLVQVATGIAVTEGSAEQPGALPAQALDHGTGYLLAGAVLRSLTEQTEEGGTRAVRLALARTAAWLTDGTTRDTGSAQAAYDGPASWLAETDSALGRLRHALPPVRFAGGPVDWARPPGRWGKDPARWDGAPLGG